The genomic stretch GGGACATCAAACAAAGATTTAAGATTGCGAAGGACCATAACGTCGATGATGAAATATGTTATCCTTAGCATAGCAGCAAAGCACTAAAGTCAACGGTGGACTCTAATCCCCATCCCTCGTGTTTTTCTGTCGACTGCCGCAATGGCTATGCCCACTACCCCATACAGTCTGTTCATTGTCAGTTATTtagcaatattttttttataaaaaaattagctAACTATACTTTCTACCataacttatcagccaaacgaacaagacaATGATTAGCTAGTTTTCGTTTCGTTTGAATTTGCCTAGTTAACATTAGTTACGCTAGTCGGAAAGAAGAAATCAGCCAATACTTGGGTGGCAACTAAAGTTCTAGTTGATCTACCTATTAGTTGAGGATCCAAATAGAATCTTTGCTAGTTTTTCTCCATTGTTAACTATTATTAGTTGTATGGGAACCAAACAAGTCTTAGTAAACCATGGTTAGAATTAACTATATACCACATGTTCGCTTGGCTGGAAAACTATAGTTGACTGGTTGTTGATTTGTTAAGAGAAAAACACTTCTAAATAGCTGACAGATTCAGCAGATAAGCTCAAATAAAAATTTAATGGTACAATAAGCACTGTGTCAATCACATTAAGCTATCATTAACAGTTGTGATTAACAGCCGCTGCTACTAGTTGTAGCTAGTACTGTTCTACATACTCTTGTCGTGAGTGAGAATGCAACCTGCAGCAATGGCAGCGGCTCTGCCGAACAGATATTGCCAATCTTCCGTGACAGGATATGTAGCGCTCAACTGCTTCATGCATAGATGAGAAATAGATAAGAGAGAGCTACAATAAACTACTTTTTTCGGCTTCATCTCAACTCATGTCTTTACTAGAGaagaaaaatagcttcacccATAAATCTGttttagaaataagtgtttgacaaaaaaaacagctcacaacagctgagCTATTGTAAGCTATACCAGACACTGCGTTATTTGAACTCTGGTGAACAGTTGGCATTAACAGATATTGCCAATCTTCCGTACAGAAAAAAACATACACCACGGGGTCAGGTTATCTCATCCCTCGGTCATTTGAACTCTCGCAACAAATTAGCGAACGATATTAGCATAAGCCAAATTTAGTGAAACAaactttagtatattttttttactattGTCGCTTGATGTCTGATTGCTGGGCTTAAAAATCAAGGTTAAAAATATTGTTTGCTGATTTTTATTGcgagaaaaaaatactattgaATAACTAGAATGATACGATAGATAAACTTAAACAAATAGAACCTGAATCATATCTATTCAATCAAGATGAAAGATGCAGCTTGATCTCTAGTACCACTTGAGTTTATTTCCTACTCTCACAAGAATTAATTGACTGCATACCACCACTAAGGCCTcatttagttcgtaaaaattttcaagatttcctgtcaaatcgaatctttggtcacatgcatggagcattaaatatagacgaaaataaaaactaactgcacagtttacctgtaatttgtgagatgaatcttttgagtctagttactccgtgattggacaatgtttgtcgaataaaaacgaaatgctatggtaaccaaaaacaaatttttttacgaactaaacaaggcctaagaaacgTCCATCTTTAATACTCCATCTCCGCATCTTGGTCTCCTGGAGGAGCCCCAAGCACCATTTGTGAGTTGTAACAAATACAGCCGCATCATGGGAATACCACGGGCCCCAAACCCATTATCATCCACTGACCAACGCTTACTACATTGACAGTTCAAGCACGCCTTTCACATGGCGCTGCCTGCCTCTGCGCTACAATTTCCTTACCCCGAAACGCCTGTCTCTGCTCTGGAAGGAGACCAGTGCCTCGAGGTAGTCGGCCTCTCCGAAGTCGGGCCACAGCGTGTCCGTGAAGAAGAGCTCCGCGTACGCCGACTGCCACAGCAGGAAGTTGCTCAGCCGCAGCTCGCCGCTGGTTCTGATGAGCAGGTCAGGGTAATTAGGGAGCTCGGCGTTGGCATGGCTCGTCTCGAGCTCATCGGCGAAGATAGTTTCGTCGATGTCCTCCGGCCTGAGCAGCTTGTCGTGCACCTTCTGAGCGAGGTTCCGGCATGCTTGGACTATGTCCCTCCGCCCGCTGTAGCTGATTGCCAGTGTCAGGTCGAGCTGCGAGTTGCTCCGTGTGGCCTCCTCGGCTTCTCTCGCGATCTTCTGAAGAGAAACCGGCAGTCTTGAGGAGTCGccgattacacgtagccgaATTCCGTCCCTACAAAATGCAAAAGCTAATGCCATATCATCACGGGGCAGCATTCCAGAATATATcgaggacaacaaagattacTTGTGAGGTTTACTGCCAGCTCCATAGAGTGTTCGAATCCATCTGCATCTTATCAGGAATGCCAGTAGAGACCTAAGTGTGAGGCTATTAACTGACGGCGCAAATGCATACCTCAGAAATTCAGCTACGCTTTCGCGGATCGCTCGCTCAAACTGCCCCATCAAGAATTCCACTTCCACCTGCGAATTGGCAAAGAGAACCGTCAAGCTCGTCGGCGACA from Sorghum bicolor cultivar BTx623 chromosome 3, Sorghum_bicolor_NCBIv3, whole genome shotgun sequence encodes the following:
- the LOC8058935 gene encoding uncharacterized protein LOC8058935 isoform X2, which translates into the protein MPFSHHSPAATSQLLAPSRRTLLLPLPCPRAGATPAAEAVLLPGGLRAESLPRHVAVVMDGNSRWARARGLPSAAGHEAGRRALEEVVRLSRAWGVRALTAFAFSHENWSRPRVEVEFLMGQFERAIRESVAEFLRDGIRLRVIGDSSRLPVSLQKIAREAEEATRSNSQLDLTLAISYSGRRDIVQACRNLAQKVHDKLLRPEDIDETIFADELETSHANAELPNYPDLLIRTSGELRLSNFLLWQSAYAELFFTDTLWPDFGEADYLEALVSFQSRDRRFGVRKL
- the LOC8058935 gene encoding uncharacterized protein LOC8058935 isoform X1, with translation MPFSHHSPAATSQLLAPSRRTLLLPLPCPRAGATPAAEAVLLPGGLRAESLPRHVAVVMDGNSRWARARGLPSAAGHEAGRRALEEVVRLSRAWGVRALTAFAFSHENWSRPRVEVEFLMGQFERAIRESVAEFLRYAFAPSVNSLTLRSLLAFLIRCRWIRTLYGAGSKPHKDGIRLRVIGDSSRLPVSLQKIAREAEEATRSNSQLDLTLAISYSGRRDIVQACRNLAQKVHDKLLRPEDIDETIFADELETSHANAELPNYPDLLIRTSGELRLSNFLLWQSAYAELFFTDTLWPDFGEADYLEALVSFQSRDRRFGVRKL